Genomic DNA from Candidatus Koribacter versatilis Ellin345:
AAACCGCCGTCGCCGATGATGCAGACCACCTGGCGGCCGGGGTGTGCCACTGACGCGCCGATACTATAGGGGAGACCGTTCGCCATTGTTGCTAGCGTTCCTGATACTGAGAATTGCATGGTTCCGCGCATCTCGATGTAGCGCGCCGTCCAGGTGGTGATGGTGCCGCTGTCGGTTGAGACGATGGCATCGTCCCTGAGAAGCTGATTAAGAGTGTGGGTGACGACTTGCGGCTTCATCGGCAGGTCAGTACGCGTGCCGCGCTCTTTCATCAACTCATTCCAACTCTCCATCCGCTTCTGCGCTGTCTCGAGGAAGGACCGGTCCTCTCGTCTCTTCAAGAGAGGGACCAGCGCCCGGAGAGCAGTCCGTGAGTCCCCCACGAGCCCGACATCTGCAGGGTGGCGCAAGCCGATGCGGGTGGCATCAATGTCAATCTGCACGCACTTTGCTTTCCCCGGCTTGGGATAGAACTCGAGGTAAGGGAACGACGTTCCGACAATCAGCAGAGTGTCGCATTCCTCCATTGCGTCCTGCGAAGGCGCCGTGCCCAGTAGACCAAGGCCACCGGTTGTGTAGGGGCTGCGATCGGGCAGCACTGCTTTTCCGAGCAAAGCCTTGGCCACTGGCGCGGCGAGCAGTTCCGCAACCTGTTCAACCTCTGCTCGCGCCGCGAGGCATCCCTGGCCAACGAGGATTGCGACCTTTCTGCCTTGATTCAGAATGTCCGCTGCCCTCCGTAGCAGCTCTTGTGGAGGTTGTGGATAGGCAGGCTCGAAGATAGCGCCACTGTGGTCGGGCACGTTGGCGGGAGAGCGATGAAAATTCGAGGCACGCCATTCCTGGATGTCTTTAGGAATCGTGAGATGTGCGACCGTCCTGCGGGACAGGGCTGTCCGGACCGCCTCATCAAGCGCGCTCTCCACGTGCCCTGGTCCCATGATGCGCTGGTTGTAGGCAGCGACATCCATGTACAGCTTGTCGAGATCCACGTCCTGCTGGTACGAGGTGCCGATCAAATCGTGGAAGGTATGACCTGTGATTGCAAGCACCGGCTGCCCGTCGCACTTGGCATCATAGAGACCGTTCAAGAGGTGGATGCCGCCCGGACCTGAAGTTGCGATGCAGACCCCAAGCCGGCCCGTGTATTTCGCGTAACCGCAGGCTGCGAAGGCGGCGGCCTCTTCATGCCGGACCTGGATGAAGCGAAGCTTCTCCTGGTGAGTGCGAAGGGCTTCAAAGAGGCCGTCCACGCCGTCTCCCGGCAACCCGAAAACTGTGTCCACTCCCCAGTGGATCAGACGTTCTATGAGCAGATCAGCAACGAGCTTTGCCATCGCATCTCCAGAGTCTGTCGGCGAAAAAGGCGACAAAGAATCTACCGGGTACGATGGGATGCGGTTAAGGACTGTTGCCCGTGACAGAGTGGTCCGGGGCTAGTCGGGAGAATCGGCGCTGATGTTGTGAATCCGATGCCAGCTCGCGACGCGAGAATCCTCCTGCGCGATATGCCGAATGAGGAGTTCGCGTAAAGCGTGGAGGCCCTGGAGCGACGCGTCCTCGCGGCCGGCTTGCAGGACCTTTTCGTATTCGTAGAGCTTGCGGTACATCGCCTCGTGAGCTTTGTGGTGGCTCTCGCGGTTCGGATAGGAATCCGTTTCCATCATCTGCTCTTCCGAGCGGTTGTTTACGCGAACGTACGTTTCCAGTTCGTGGTGAAGCCGACGTTGTTCCGACAGCGCTACCCGGTGGTGGATTGCATCGTGCAATTCGTTCATGAGACGGGCGATATTTTCGTGCTCATCGTCGATTGCTTCATGACCGAGATTCGGGAAGTCCTCAGGTTTTGCGAATGCCGCCCACATGATTGCCACCCTCGCATCCGGCAGCATGCACCTAGTCGAGAGTTCCTGGAATTCCACGATTGAGGGAGTCGTTACAAACTTTGGCCTGTGTCGGGCATCTCAGGTTCAGGCGATTTGCCCAAGTGTGGGACCGCCTCAAATCCGATGCTCAGGGGATTGCGGCCATGCGATGTCGGGCTTTGTTATGTTCCGTTTTGCTAGTGACTGGAGCTTTGTTCGCGCAAGCCCCGGTTCCGGTGGGGAAAGTGCAAACGTCTGCGAAGAACTATCGCGGCGCCGATGGCACGACACTCTCCAAAAACTCAAGTGACTCCGAACTCGAGAACGCCATTAACGCGGGCCTTTCCGATAATCCGGAGTTCCGTGAGGTTCGCGCGTCCGTACACAAGCACCACGTGACCTTGATGGGTAACGTCTCCGACAAAGACGTGAAGCACCGCGCCGAGTCCAAAGCGGACCACTTCGTGGGCGTGCGCAGCGTGAAGAACAAGATCAAAGTCGGGGAAATGGAAACGCAGCGGGCGACCATCAGCACCTCCGCGCAGTAACGCCGCTGCCGTACCTCTCGTCTATACTGACGCCATGAATCCGCTCGCCAGGGAATTCTGGTCCCGAATGGACGCCGCCGAGCAGAAAC
This window encodes:
- a CDS encoding BON domain-containing protein, which codes for MQTSAKNYRGADGTTLSKNSSDSELENAINAGLSDNPEFREVRASVHKHHVTLMGNVSDKDVKHRAESKADHFVGVRSVKNKIKVGEMETQRATISTSAQ
- a CDS encoding bacteriohemerythrin: MWAAFAKPEDFPNLGHEAIDDEHENIARLMNELHDAIHHRVALSEQRRLHHELETYVRVNNRSEEQMMETDSYPNRESHHKAHEAMYRKLYEYEKVLQAGREDASLQGLHALRELLIRHIAQEDSRVASWHRIHNISADSPD
- a CDS encoding thiamine pyrophosphate-dependent enzyme yields the protein MAKLVADLLIERLIHWGVDTVFGLPGDGVDGLFEALRTHQEKLRFIQVRHEEAAAFAACGYAKYTGRLGVCIATSGPGGIHLLNGLYDAKCDGQPVLAITGHTFHDLIGTSYQQDVDLDKLYMDVAAYNQRIMGPGHVESALDEAVRTALSRRTVAHLTIPKDIQEWRASNFHRSPANVPDHSGAIFEPAYPQPPQELLRRAADILNQGRKVAILVGQGCLAARAEVEQVAELLAAPVAKALLGKAVLPDRSPYTTGGLGLLGTAPSQDAMEECDTLLIVGTSFPYLEFYPKPGKAKCVQIDIDATRIGLRHPADVGLVGDSRTALRALVPLLKRREDRSFLETAQKRMESWNELMKERGTRTDLPMKPQVVTHTLNQLLRDDAIVSTDSGTITTWTARYIEMRGTMQFSVSGTLATMANGLPYSIGASVAHPGRQVVCIIGDGGLTMLMGEPATLVKYKLPVKIVVIKNNVLGQIKWEQMVLDANPQFGVELQPIDFAKVAEACGVAGFKLENPADAERVLRSALEHDGPALVEATVDANEPPLPGNVSLKQALHFAEALASGQKDAAEIIKTVVENKVREVI